From a region of the Neobacillus niacini genome:
- a CDS encoding DUF3231 family protein: protein MIALKPINLSTPKTDITERLTSAEMAKLWATYMGNSMARCILSYYLQHVEDEDIKILVENAYNLSVDFMKTTEEIFKKENFPIPRGFSEEEDVNPGAPRLFEDQFYVHYLKYTAKAGMSIYNVGYPLVFRKDVKDFFRYCLESTMDLMDQIKAILMHKGFIIKPPLIPIPDKVEFIHKDFLNGFFGHVRPLHALEITHFYDNIENNVTSKALIMAFAQVAKDEQVRQLFERGRDLTQTNLERYMQKLHDENLPSPSLLDHLVTNSTFSPFSDKIMLFHKADMFSMKLRAFGNSVAVNGRHDVGLVYTRSFAKISLFCEEAAKLMIENGWMEQPPYAAER, encoded by the coding sequence ATGATTGCACTAAAACCGATTAATCTAAGTACACCAAAAACAGACATTACGGAAAGATTAACATCAGCAGAAATGGCAAAACTTTGGGCAACCTATATGGGAAACAGTATGGCGAGATGCATCTTATCTTATTATCTTCAACATGTTGAAGATGAGGATATAAAAATCTTAGTAGAAAATGCGTACAATTTAAGCGTGGATTTCATGAAGACAACAGAAGAAATCTTTAAGAAAGAAAATTTCCCTATACCTAGGGGCTTTTCTGAAGAGGAAGATGTAAACCCAGGTGCACCTCGTTTATTCGAAGATCAGTTTTATGTTCATTACTTAAAATATACAGCAAAAGCAGGAATGAGTATCTATAACGTAGGATACCCGCTTGTTTTCAGGAAAGATGTAAAAGATTTTTTTAGATATTGTTTGGAGTCCACTATGGATTTAATGGACCAAATCAAAGCAATCTTAATGCATAAAGGGTTTATCATAAAACCGCCTCTTATTCCAATTCCAGATAAAGTTGAGTTTATCCATAAGGATTTTTTAAATGGTTTCTTCGGCCATGTACGACCTTTACATGCTTTGGAAATTACTCATTTTTACGATAATATTGAGAACAATGTAACGAGTAAAGCACTCATTATGGCATTCGCCCAAGTAGCAAAAGATGAACAAGTTCGGCAATTGTTTGAAAGAGGGAGAGACCTTACACAAACAAATTTAGAACGTTACATGCAAAAACTACACGATGAAAATTTGCCTTCTCCATCTCTTTTAGACCATTTAGTAACCAACTCAACGTTTTCTCCGTTTTCAGATAAGATCATGTTATTTCATAAGGCAGATATGTTTTCCATGAAGTTAAGGGCATTTGGAAATTCAGTGGCTGTAAATGGAAGACATGATGTTGGGTTAGTCTATACAAGATCGTTTGCGAAAATCTCTTTATTCTGTGAAGAGGCAGCTAAACTCATGATTGAAAATGGCTGGATGGAACAACCGCCATATGCAGCAGAGAGATAA